In Streptomyces sp. NBC_00433, a single genomic region encodes these proteins:
- a CDS encoding MarR family transcriptional regulator: protein MSKPTETSSELLERLQHQVALFARRAEQTRLGGVGRARNSMDRAAYLLLNRLDREGPMGVKALAEAMGIDSSTVTRQVAPLVDTGLVKRTSHPDDGRAVVLAVSPRGRGRLDEVRDSRRRLMAEVTDGWTTGEREVFTDLLVRFNAALADWHAGLGRGDDDAPGAAEGAPRSDGAYESQGDAQGA from the coding sequence ATGTCCAAACCGACGGAGACCTCGTCAGAACTCCTCGAGCGCCTCCAGCACCAGGTGGCCCTTTTCGCCCGCCGCGCGGAACAGACCCGGCTCGGCGGTGTGGGCAGAGCCCGCAACTCGATGGACCGCGCCGCATATCTGCTGCTCAACCGGCTCGACCGGGAGGGCCCGATGGGCGTCAAGGCGCTCGCGGAGGCCATGGGCATCGACTCCTCGACAGTGACCAGACAGGTCGCGCCGCTGGTCGACACCGGCCTGGTCAAGCGCACCTCGCACCCCGACGACGGCAGAGCCGTGGTGCTGGCGGTCTCGCCGCGCGGCCGCGGCCGGCTCGACGAGGTGCGCGACTCGCGCCGCCGGCTCATGGCCGAGGTCACCGACGGCTGGACGACCGGGGAGCGCGAGGTCTTCACCGACCTCCTCGTCCGCTTCAACGCCGCGCTCGCCGACTGGCACGCGGGCCTCGGCCGCGGCGACGACGACGCTCCGGGAGCGGCGGAAGGTGCGCCGCGTTCCGATGGTGCGTACGAGTCGCAGGGGGACGCGCAAGGGGCTTGA
- the ilvA gene encoding threonine ammonia-lyase: protein MDRPAPSAPHPITLDDVRGAHKMLSGVARMTAMETSRHLSSLVGAPVHLKCENLQRTGSFKIRGAYVRIAGLSPEERAAGVVAASAGNHAQGVALAASLLGVRSTVFMPVGAPLPKVAATRDYGAEVRLHGAVVDETLRAAIAYAEKTGAVFIHPFDHPDIIAGQGTVGLEILEQCPEVRTILVGIGGGGLAAGIAVAVKELRPDVRVVGVQAAGAAAYPPSLAVGRPVALGSVATMADGIMVGRPGDVPFGVIKDLLDDVVTVSEDQLSSALLLCLERAKLVVEPAGASPVAALLAAPDAYEGPVVAVLSGGNVDPLLMQRILRHGMSAAGRYLSLRLRLTDRPGALATLLAVLSVVDANVLDVSHVRTDPRLELTEAEVELHLETKGPEHCAAVGAALEDAGYVVIA from the coding sequence ATGGACAGACCGGCACCTTCCGCGCCCCACCCGATCACCCTCGATGACGTGCGCGGCGCCCACAAAATGCTCTCCGGGGTGGCCCGGATGACCGCGATGGAGACCAGCAGGCACCTGTCGTCGCTGGTCGGGGCACCTGTGCACCTCAAATGCGAGAACCTCCAGCGCACCGGTTCCTTCAAGATCCGCGGCGCCTACGTGCGGATCGCCGGGCTCAGCCCCGAGGAGCGCGCGGCCGGCGTGGTGGCCGCCAGCGCGGGCAACCACGCGCAGGGCGTGGCGCTCGCCGCCTCGCTGCTCGGGGTGCGCTCGACGGTCTTCATGCCGGTCGGCGCGCCGCTGCCGAAGGTCGCCGCGACCAGGGACTACGGCGCCGAGGTCCGGCTGCACGGCGCGGTCGTGGACGAGACGCTGCGGGCGGCCATCGCCTACGCCGAGAAGACCGGCGCGGTCTTCATCCACCCCTTCGACCACCCGGACATCATCGCCGGGCAGGGCACGGTGGGCCTGGAGATCCTGGAGCAGTGCCCCGAGGTGCGCACCATCCTGGTCGGCATCGGCGGCGGCGGGCTCGCGGCGGGTATCGCGGTCGCGGTCAAGGAGCTGCGGCCGGACGTGCGGGTGGTGGGGGTGCAGGCGGCCGGGGCGGCCGCGTATCCGCCCTCGCTCGCGGTCGGGCGGCCGGTGGCGCTGGGCTCGGTGGCGACCATGGCGGACGGCATCATGGTCGGCCGCCCCGGCGACGTGCCCTTCGGGGTGATCAAGGACCTGCTGGACGACGTCGTGACGGTCTCGGAGGACCAGCTGTCCTCGGCGCTGCTGCTGTGCCTGGAGCGGGCGAAGCTGGTGGTGGAGCCGGCCGGGGCCAGTCCGGTGGCGGCGCTGCTCGCGGCGCCGGACGCCTACGAGGGGCCGGTCGTGGCGGTGCTGTCCGGCGGCAATGTGGACCCGCTGCTGATGCAGCGCATCCTGCGGCACGGCATGTCGGCGGCGGGCCGCTACCTGTCGCTGCGGCTGCGGCTGACCGACCGTCCGGGGGCGCTGGCGACGCTGCTCGCGGTGTTGTCAGTGGTGGACGCTAACGTCCTCGACGTCAGCCATGTGCGGACCGATCCCCGGCTCGAACTCACCGAGGCGGAGGTCGAACTGCACCTGGAGACCAAGGGTCCCGAGCACTGCGCCGCGGTCGGCGCGGCGCTGGAGGACGCCGGCTACGTGGTGATCGCCTGA
- a CDS encoding cystathionine gamma-synthase, whose product MSDQHFETLAIHAGQPADASTGAVVTPIYQVSTYKQDGVGGLRGGYEYSRSANPTRTALEQNLAALEGGSRGLAFASGLAAEDCLLRTVLAPGDHVVIPNDAYGGTFRLFAKVVERWGVAWSVADTSDVQAVRDAVRPETKLIWVETPSNPLLGITDIAALAGVARQAGVRLVVDNTFASPYLQQPLALGADIVVHSTTKYMGGHSDVVGGALVTSDTALGEELAYHQNAMGAVAGPFDAWLVMRGIKTLAVRMDRHSANATRVAELLAAHPRVRQVYYPGLPEHPGHEVAAKQMRAFGGMVSFRVDGGEDAAVAVCDRAELFTLGESLGGVESLIEHPGRMTHASVAGSALEVPADLVRLSVGIEAVDDLLADLTQALG is encoded by the coding sequence ATGAGCGATCAGCACTTCGAGACCCTGGCCATCCACGCGGGGCAGCCGGCCGACGCGAGCACCGGCGCCGTCGTCACACCGATCTACCAGGTGTCGACGTACAAGCAGGACGGCGTCGGCGGCCTGCGCGGCGGCTACGAGTACAGCAGGTCCGCGAACCCGACGAGGACCGCACTCGAACAGAACCTGGCGGCGCTGGAGGGCGGCAGCCGCGGCCTGGCCTTCGCGTCCGGCCTGGCGGCCGAGGACTGCCTGCTGCGTACGGTCCTGGCACCCGGCGACCACGTGGTGATCCCGAACGACGCCTACGGCGGCACCTTCCGGCTGTTCGCGAAGGTCGTCGAGCGCTGGGGCGTGGCCTGGTCGGTGGCCGACACCTCCGACGTGCAGGCGGTACGGGACGCGGTCAGGCCCGAGACGAAGCTGATCTGGGTCGAGACGCCGTCCAACCCGCTGCTGGGCATCACCGACATCGCCGCGCTCGCCGGGGTGGCCCGGCAGGCGGGGGTGCGGCTGGTGGTCGACAACACCTTCGCCAGCCCCTACCTCCAGCAGCCGCTCGCGCTGGGCGCCGACATCGTGGTGCACTCCACGACCAAGTACATGGGCGGCCACTCCGACGTCGTCGGCGGCGCCCTGGTGACCTCGGACACCGCGCTCGGCGAGGAGCTGGCCTACCACCAGAACGCGATGGGCGCGGTCGCCGGGCCCTTCGACGCGTGGCTGGTGATGCGCGGCATCAAGACCCTCGCCGTGCGCATGGACCGGCACAGCGCGAACGCCACCCGGGTCGCGGAACTGCTGGCCGCGCACCCCAGGGTGCGCCAGGTCTACTACCCGGGGCTGCCCGAGCACCCCGGCCACGAGGTCGCCGCCAAGCAGATGCGGGCCTTCGGCGGGATGGTGTCCTTCCGGGTCGACGGCGGCGAGGACGCGGCGGTCGCGGTGTGCGACCGGGCGGAGCTCTTCACCCTCGGCGAGTCGCTGGGCGGCGTCGAGTCGCTGATCGAGCACCCGGGCCGGATGACGCACGCCTCGGTGGCCGGCTCCGCCCTTGAGGTGCCGGCCGACCTGGTCCGCCTGTCGGTCGGCATCGAAGCGGTGGACGACCTGCTGGCCGACCTGACGCAGGCGCTGGGCTGA
- a CDS encoding ATP-binding cassette domain-containing protein: MPGAIYAEGLVKTFGDVRALGGVDLDVPEGTVLGLLGPNGAGKTTAVRVLTTLLQPDSGRATVAGIDVLKHPNEVRRHIGLSGQFAAVDEFLTGRENIQMVGELYQLSPKAARRRADELLERFNLTDAANRISKTYSGGMRRRLDLAAALVVSPPVMFMDEPTTGLDPRNRQQLWEVIQELVAGGTTLLLTTQYLDEADHLAHDICVVDHGQVIAQGTSDQLKAQIGGERVEVVVHERSRIEDAARAMAAHGKGDVKIEQHTRQITVPVTGGAKLLAEVIRDLDAEGIEIDDIGLRRPTLDDVFISLTGHAAETPDSGDDEAAGAGDADAQDAQDAQDAKDDAKDAKEAVK; encoded by the coding sequence ATGCCGGGCGCCATCTATGCCGAAGGTCTGGTCAAGACCTTCGGCGATGTCAGGGCACTGGGGGGAGTGGACCTTGACGTGCCGGAGGGCACGGTCCTCGGTTTGCTCGGGCCCAACGGGGCGGGGAAGACCACCGCCGTCCGTGTCCTGACCACCCTTCTCCAGCCGGACAGCGGCAGGGCCACCGTCGCGGGCATCGACGTGCTCAAGCACCCCAACGAGGTCCGCAGGCACATCGGACTCTCCGGCCAGTTCGCGGCCGTGGACGAATTCCTCACCGGCCGGGAGAACATCCAGATGGTCGGCGAGCTGTACCAGCTCAGCCCCAAGGCCGCCCGCCGGCGTGCCGACGAGCTGCTGGAGCGGTTCAACCTCACCGACGCCGCCAACCGGATCTCCAAGACCTACTCCGGCGGCATGCGCCGCCGGCTCGACCTCGCGGCGGCCCTGGTCGTCAGCCCGCCGGTGATGTTCATGGACGAGCCCACCACCGGGCTCGACCCGCGCAACCGGCAGCAGCTGTGGGAGGTCATCCAGGAGCTGGTCGCGGGCGGCACCACCCTGCTGCTCACCACCCAGTATCTGGACGAGGCCGACCACCTCGCCCACGACATCTGCGTCGTCGACCACGGCCAGGTCATCGCCCAGGGCACCTCCGACCAGCTCAAGGCGCAGATCGGCGGTGAGCGCGTCGAGGTCGTGGTGCACGAGCGGTCCAGGATCGAGGACGCGGCCCGCGCGATGGCCGCGCACGGCAAGGGCGACGTCAAGATCGAGCAGCACACCCGCCAGATCACCGTCCCGGTCACCGGCGGCGCCAAGCTGCTCGCCGAGGTCATCCGCGACCTCGACGCCGAGGGCATCGAGATCGACGACATCGGCCTGCGCCGCCCCACCCTGGACGACGTCTTCATCTCCCTCACCGGCCACGCGGCCGAGACCCCGGACAGCGGCGACGACGAGGCCGCCGGCGCCGGCGACGCGGACGCCCAGGACGCCCAGGACGCCCAGGACGCCAAGGACGACGCCAAGGACGCCAAGGAGGCCGTCAAGTGA
- the greA gene encoding transcription elongation factor GreA, translating into MTQTSDNVTWLTQAAYDQLKAELEHLSGPARAEIVAKIEEARQEGDLKENAGYHAAREDQGKLELRIRQLNQILESAKVGEAPADDGVVAPGMVVTIAFDGDPDDTMTFLLGSREGISSDLETYSPQSPLGRGVAGKRTGDDATYELPNGKSASVKILDVKPYQG; encoded by the coding sequence GTGACCCAGACCAGCGACAACGTCACCTGGCTCACCCAGGCGGCGTACGACCAGCTCAAGGCCGAGCTGGAGCATCTGTCTGGTCCGGCGCGCGCCGAGATCGTCGCAAAGATCGAGGAAGCCCGCCAGGAAGGCGATCTCAAGGAGAACGCCGGCTATCACGCGGCGCGTGAGGACCAGGGAAAGCTGGAGCTGCGGATCAGGCAGCTCAACCAGATCCTGGAGTCCGCCAAGGTCGGCGAGGCTCCGGCGGACGACGGCGTGGTGGCGCCCGGCATGGTCGTCACGATCGCCTTCGACGGCGACCCCGATGACACCATGACCTTCCTGCTCGGCTCCCGCGAGGGTATTTCCAGCGACCTGGAGACGTATTCGCCGCAGTCCCCGCTGGGCCGCGGGGTGGCGGGCAAGCGGACCGGCGACGACGCCACCTACGAGCTGCCGAACGGCAAGAGCGCCTCGGTGAAGATCCTCGACGTCAAGCCCTACCAGGGCTGA
- the mca gene encoding mycothiol conjugate amidase Mca encodes MTEQLRLMAVHAHPDDESSKGAATMAKYVSEGVDVLVATCTGGERGSVLNPKLQGDSYIEENIHEVRAREMDLAREILGVKQAWLGFVDSGLPEGDPLPPLPEGCFGLQDVDEAAGALVKLIREFKPQVITTYDENGGYPHPDHIMTHKISMVAFEAAGDPERYPEAGEPWTPLKLYYNQGFNKARTLALHEALEARGMESPYKEWLKRWDDFARPERNISTHVPCADFFEIRDKALLAHATQIDPDGGWFRVPMDLQREVWPTEDYELAKTRVDVSLPEDDLFAGVREA; translated from the coding sequence TTGACTGAGCAGCTTCGACTGATGGCCGTACACGCTCACCCCGACGACGAGTCGAGCAAGGGTGCCGCCACCATGGCCAAGTACGTGTCAGAAGGGGTGGACGTACTGGTGGCCACCTGCACCGGCGGCGAGCGCGGCTCGGTGCTCAACCCCAAACTCCAGGGCGACTCCTACATCGAGGAGAACATCCACGAGGTGAGGGCCAGGGAGATGGACCTCGCCCGGGAGATCCTGGGCGTCAAGCAGGCCTGGCTCGGCTTCGTGGACTCCGGGCTGCCCGAGGGCGACCCGCTGCCCCCGCTGCCCGAGGGCTGCTTCGGACTGCAGGACGTCGACGAGGCCGCCGGCGCCCTGGTGAAGCTGATCCGCGAGTTCAAGCCGCAGGTGATCACCACCTACGACGAGAACGGCGGCTACCCGCACCCCGACCACATCATGACCCACAAGATCAGCATGGTGGCCTTCGAGGCCGCGGGTGACCCGGAGCGCTACCCGGAGGCCGGCGAGCCCTGGACGCCGCTCAAGCTCTACTACAACCAGGGCTTCAACAAGGCCCGCACCCTCGCCCTGCACGAGGCGCTGGAAGCGCGCGGTATGGAGTCCCCCTACAAGGAGTGGCTCAAGCGCTGGGACGACTTCGCCCGCCCCGAGCGCAACATCTCCACGCACGTGCCGTGCGCGGACTTCTTCGAGATCCGCGACAAGGCGCTGCTCGCGCACGCCACCCAGATCGACCCGGACGGCGGCTGGTTCCGGGTCCCGATGGACCTCCAGCGCGAGGTCTGGCCGACCGAGGACTACGAGCTGGCCAAGACCCGGGTGGACGTCTCCCTCCCCGAGGACGACCTCTTTGCGGGCGTCCGCGAGGCCTGA
- a CDS encoding ABC transporter permease — protein sequence MSAATDTTSRQLTLAPHARGGVVQSAHDSLVVAKRNLRRMMRIPEVVIFGLIQPIMFVVLFSYVFGGSVNVGGTFDAGSYREFLMAGIFAQTVTFATAGAGAGIADDMSKGLIDRFRSLPMSRGAVLTGRTLADSVQTALTIVVLACVGLLVGWRIHNGIPKMFGAFALLLLLGYAFSWIGALIGLSVRSPEAATSGGLIWLFPVTFVSNAFVSPEFMPAWLRHVAEWNPFSATVQAARVLFGNPGVVHSSAWPMEHPVWASLAWSVLIIAAFRTWAVRKYRSATA from the coding sequence GTGAGTGCCGCGACCGACACCACCTCGCGCCAGCTCACCCTGGCGCCGCACGCCCGGGGCGGCGTGGTCCAGTCCGCCCACGACTCGCTGGTCGTCGCCAAGCGCAACCTGCGCCGGATGATGCGCATCCCCGAGGTCGTGATCTTCGGCCTCATCCAGCCGATCATGTTCGTGGTGCTCTTCAGCTACGTCTTCGGCGGGTCCGTCAACGTCGGCGGCACCTTCGACGCCGGCAGCTACCGCGAGTTCCTGATGGCCGGCATCTTCGCGCAGACGGTGACCTTCGCCACCGCCGGCGCGGGCGCCGGCATCGCCGACGACATGAGCAAGGGCCTGATCGACCGCTTCCGCTCGCTGCCGATGTCCCGCGGCGCGGTGCTCACCGGCCGCACGCTGGCCGACTCGGTGCAGACCGCGCTGACGATCGTCGTCCTGGCCTGCGTCGGCCTGCTGGTCGGCTGGCGGATCCACAACGGGATCCCGAAGATGTTCGGCGCCTTCGCGCTGCTTCTCCTGCTGGGCTACGCCTTCTCCTGGATCGGCGCGCTGATCGGCCTGTCGGTGCGGTCCCCCGAGGCGGCCACCTCCGGCGGCCTGATCTGGCTCTTCCCGGTGACCTTCGTGTCCAACGCCTTCGTGTCGCCGGAATTCATGCCGGCCTGGCTGCGGCACGTGGCCGAGTGGAATCCCTTCAGCGCCACCGTCCAGGCCGCCCGCGTGCTGTTCGGCAACCCGGGCGTGGTCCACTCCAGCGCCTGGCCGATGGAGCACCCGGTGTGGGCGTCCCTGGCCTGGTCGGTGCTGATCATCGCGGCCTTCCGCACCTGGGCGGTCCGCAAGTACCGCTCGGCGACCGCGTAA
- a CDS encoding RNA polymerase yields the protein MGKRRAAAEIRRDAEFAAFTAGAAGRLLHTATLLTGDREQAERLLAATLARTYADWLRMRAEDPYDQARAELVRRFAGRPWWRRPRGGVLARLTPQERLVVTMRYFEGVAEEQTAAQLGLATDRVRAICARATATLRSRRYDPAGPAPAGDGTDGPPPSARPRQPPRTVAEARDRADLAARRAAGQVAP from the coding sequence GTGGGCAAGCGCCGGGCGGCAGCGGAGATCCGACGGGACGCCGAATTCGCGGCGTTCACCGCCGGGGCGGCGGGCCGCCTGCTGCACACCGCCACGCTGCTCACCGGCGACCGGGAGCAGGCCGAGCGGCTGCTGGCCGCGACGCTGGCGCGTACGTACGCCGACTGGCTGCGGATGCGCGCCGAGGACCCGTACGACCAGGCGCGGGCGGAGCTGGTACGCCGCTTCGCCGGCCGGCCGTGGTGGCGGCGCCCGCGCGGCGGGGTGCTCGCGCGGCTCACCCCGCAGGAGCGGCTCGTCGTCACGATGCGCTATTTCGAGGGCGTCGCGGAGGAGCAGACGGCGGCGCAGCTCGGGCTGGCCACCGACCGGGTCAGGGCGATCTGCGCCAGGGCCACGGCGACCCTGCGCAGCCGCCGCTACGACCCGGCGGGACCCGCCCCGGCCGGCGACGGCACGGACGGCCCACCGCCCTCGGCACGACCGCGGCAACCGCCGCGGACGGTCGCCGAGGCCCGCGACCGCGCGGACCTGGCCGCCCGCCGGGCAGCCGGGCAGGTGGCGCCGTGA
- a CDS encoding DUF4307 domain-containing protein has product MAAVQAGPHSSPPAGRYGPGADARANRRVKIAAAVAAVLVTAGIGWYGYDSMSGDRISGQVVAFQAVSDQALQIHLEVHKGAGTVAVCTVRSVGEDHAEVGRKDVRLAQHAKQVDTVVTVRTTARGQTGELVGCSTAPRD; this is encoded by the coding sequence ATGGCGGCTGTCCAGGCCGGTCCGCACAGCTCCCCGCCCGCAGGCCGCTACGGCCCCGGCGCGGACGCCCGCGCCAACCGCAGGGTGAAAATCGCCGCCGCCGTGGCAGCGGTGCTGGTCACGGCCGGTATCGGCTGGTACGGCTACGACTCGATGAGCGGTGACAGGATCAGCGGCCAGGTCGTGGCCTTCCAGGCGGTCTCGGACCAGGCGCTGCAGATCCACCTGGAGGTCCACAAGGGCGCGGGCACCGTCGCGGTGTGCACGGTGCGCTCGGTGGGCGAGGACCACGCCGAGGTGGGACGCAAGGACGTACGCCTCGCGCAGCACGCCAAGCAGGTCGACACGGTCGTCACGGTACGCACCACGGCCCGCGGCCAGACCGGCGAGCTGGTGGGCTGCAGCACCGCTCCCCGCGACTGA